The Cyclobacteriaceae bacterium DNA segment CATTCGGGTAACTATTTTCATAGACAGGAACGTTATTGTTTTAATTATGTAGGTACTCCTTTATTTTTGGCAAGTTATAAAAATCCACCGATGACGCTCGAGCAAAGAATAAAAGCAAGCATTCGCGATGTTCAGGATTATCCCAAGCCGGGTATTGTGTTTAAGGATATCACCCCTGTGCTGTCAAACCCCGAACTATTTCGGGAAGTTGTGAAAGAAATGGCTGATCATTTTCGCAGCAGAAAGATTGACGCCATTGCTGCTGTGGAGGCCCGTGGCTTCATTTTGGGAGGCATTTTAGCGCATGAGTTGGGTTGTAGCTTTTTACCGGTGCGGAAAGTGGGGAAGCTTCCGTACACAACACTTTCAGAGAAGTACACCCTGGAGTATGGCACTGCGGCCATTGAAATGCATGTGGATGCCGTAAAACGAGGATGGAATGTGCTGATTCACGATGATCTGTTGGCCACGGGTGGAACAGCCGGTGCTGCTGGCCGTTTGGTAAAGCAATCGGGTGGGGTGGTAGCCGGATTTTCTTTCCTGATTAATTTGTCTTTTTTACCCGGGTACACCCTTCTTGAACAAGAATTTGGTATTCAGCCTGATTGTTTGGTTACATATTAACCATTCAGGGAGTTAAGTGTTAAAGCATTATGGCTCGCATAACCACCATTCCCATGTTTCCGCTTTCGCTTTTGCCGCTACCGGGTGAATTGGTGCCGTTGCATATTTTCGAGCCCCGGTATAAGCAACTTTTGGAAGATGCCGAAAACGCAGATATTCATTTTGGTATTTATTTCAACAATACCATTAACGAAGAGAAGATCGGTTCATTGATGAAGTTGGAGAGTGTAATCAAGCGTTATCCCGGTGGCGAGTCGGATATTATTGTGAAGTGCCTGGATAATTTCTATTTGCATAAACTGTATCGCACATTTAAGTCGAAGTTGTACCCGGGTGGAGAAATTACCTGCTGGGAGACTGATCATCACGCGTTACCGGGCGCCAGACTAAGCGAGCAGTTCAGGGATTACTTACAGAAACGAAAAATCACCAGGCATGAAGCCTTTTTTAATGTGTTCTCAATAGCGCAAGAACTGCACCTGGATATTCAGGAGCGATATAAATTACTCACCGAGGAAGAGCATGGTAGAGAAAAGTTTTTATTGTCAAAAATAAAGTTTCAGCTTCACGTACTTCAGCGCGAAGAAATCAGCAAGGACTCGTATCATTTAAACTAAAAAAGGCTACCCGTTCGGGGTAGCCTTTTAACCCAACGTTCAGGAGATTACTTTCCTTCGGCTTTCGCCTTTGCTTTTGCAAAATCTCCTGCTTTTACCATGTTTAGCTTGTCGTAACTCAAATGCTTTTTCATGGCAGCGTTTATTTCTTCTACGGTTAGTGCCTGAACCTTCTTTTCCAGCTCGGCATCCCACTCCATGGTACGACCGGTAAACAAGTAGTTGTTTAGTGTGCCTGCAATGGAGGCATCTTGTGCCCGACCAACCGTTCTGGATTGTAGCCAGCCTGATTTAGCGGCTTCAACTTCTTCAGCTGTAAAGCCTTCATTAACTGCCTTCAAAATCTCCTCTTTAAAGGTCTCTTCCAGTCGTCCAACATTTTCAGGAGCATAAATGGCATAGGCTGTAAAGCTTCCTACTTTATC contains these protein-coding regions:
- a CDS encoding adenine phosphoribosyltransferase; amino-acid sequence: MTLEQRIKASIRDVQDYPKPGIVFKDITPVLSNPELFREVVKEMADHFRSRKIDAIAAVEARGFILGGILAHELGCSFLPVRKVGKLPYTTLSEKYTLEYGTAAIEMHVDAVKRGWNVLIHDDLLATGGTAGAAGRLVKQSGGVVAGFSFLINLSFLPGYTLLEQEFGIQPDCLVTY
- a CDS encoding LON peptidase substrate-binding domain-containing protein; this translates as MARITTIPMFPLSLLPLPGELVPLHIFEPRYKQLLEDAENADIHFGIYFNNTINEEKIGSLMKLESVIKRYPGGESDIIVKCLDNFYLHKLYRTFKSKLYPGGEITCWETDHHALPGARLSEQFRDYLQKRKITRHEAFFNVFSIAQELHLDIQERYKLLTEEEHGREKFLLSKIKFQLHVLQREEISKDSYHLN